From Piliocolobus tephrosceles isolate RC106 chromosome 16, ASM277652v3, whole genome shotgun sequence, the proteins below share one genomic window:
- the GSG1L2 gene encoding germ cell-specific gene 1-like protein 2, with amino-acid sequence MDRTRQQQALLLLPICLAFAFSLTAVVSSHWCEGIRRVVKPLCQDQPGGQHCIHFKPDNSSNGRMDNDSQAVLYIWELGNDKFIQRGFHAGLWQSCEESLNGEDEKCRSFQSIVPAEEQGVLWLSIGGKVLDMVLILTSAILLGSRVSCHSPGFDWLRVDALVAIFMVLAGLLGMVAHMMYTTIFQITVNLGPEDWKPQTWDYGWSYCLAWGSFALCLAVSVTAMSRFTAARLEFTEKQRAQNGSQHSQHSFPEPEASESVWKTGAAPRPAGQAFRNVSGHLPPGAPGKVSIC; translated from the exons ATGGACAGGACCAGGCAGCAGCAGGCACTGCTCCTCCTCCCCATCTGCCTCGCCTTCGCCTTCTCCCTCACCGCCGTGGTCAGCAGCCACTGGTGTGAGGGGATCCGGCGGGTGGTGAAGCCGCTGTGCCAGGACCAGCCGGGAGGGCAGCACTGCATTCACTTCAAACCGGACAACAGCAGCAATGGCAGAATGGACAACGACAGCCAGGCTGTCCTGTACATCTGGGAGCTGGGCAATGACAAGTTCATTCAGCGTGGGTTCCATGCGGGGCTCTGGCAGTCCTGCGAGGAGAGCCTCAACGGTGAAG ATGAAAAGTGTAGGAGTTTCCAGAGCATAGTGCCAGCTGAAGAACAAG GTGTTTTGTGGCTGTCCATCGGGGGCAAGGTACTGGATATGGTTCTGATACTGACAAGCGCcatcctcctgggctccagagtgAGTTGTCACAGCCCTGGGTTCGACTGGCTCAGGGTGGACGCCTTGGTAGCCATCTTCATGGTACTGGCAG GGCTcctaggcatggtggcccacatgATGTACACAACCATTTTTCAAATCACTGTGAACCTTGGACCAGAAGATTGGAAGCCTCAGACCTGGGACTATGGCTGGTCATATTG CCTCGCCTGGGGTTCTTTCGCCCTCTGCCTGGCTGTGTCCGTCACGGCCATGAGCAGGTTCACGGCAGCCCGCCTGGAATTCACTGAGAAGCAGCGGGCACAGAACGGCAGTCAGCACTCTCAACACAGCTTCCCGGAACCCGAAGCTTCAGAGAGCGTTTGGAAAACAGGAGCTGCTCCTCGCCCTGCTGGACAAGCCTTCAGGAATGTTTCTGGGCACCTCCCACCAGGCGCCCCAGGCAAGGTGTCCATATGCTAG